One window of the Halonatronomonas betaini genome contains the following:
- the argC gene encoding N-acetyl-gamma-glutamyl-phosphate reductase produces MINVSIIGATGYTGMELVRLLAAHPEVKIQQITSESFAGREIAEIYPHLKDKFKMELKSINIADITSKSELVFTALPHGISMEIVPELINSGLKVIDLSADFRYQSQALYENWYQQHLSPELITEAVYGLPEINQKAISTARLIANPGCYPTASILALYPLIKEGLISPDNLIIDAKSGVSGAGRKPSQQLHFCETAENFKAYKVGEHRHQSEIIEKLVGWSGKEVDLIFTPHLLPVKRGILITCYAILEEERLRFDLIKTYQKFYSQKEFIRIFEDKELELKYVTGSNYCDITVKKVGPKKVVIMAAIDNLIKGSAGQAVQNLNLNQGYPEKMGLELTGRYI; encoded by the coding sequence ATGATTAATGTAAGCATAATTGGAGCAACAGGTTATACTGGCATGGAGTTAGTCAGGCTACTTGCAGCCCATCCAGAGGTTAAAATTCAGCAGATAACTTCAGAAAGTTTTGCAGGCAGAGAAATTGCAGAGATTTATCCCCATCTAAAAGATAAATTCAAAATGGAATTAAAAAGTATTAACATTGCTGATATTACCAGTAAGTCAGAACTTGTCTTTACAGCCCTTCCCCATGGTATTTCAATGGAGATAGTGCCAGAGCTTATTAATAGCGGCTTAAAGGTTATTGATCTCAGCGCAGATTTTAGATATCAGAGCCAGGCTCTCTATGAAAACTGGTATCAGCAGCATCTCAGCCCTGAGTTAATAACAGAAGCCGTCTATGGTTTACCGGAGATAAATCAAAAAGCAATCAGCACAGCCAGACTGATAGCCAATCCAGGCTGTTATCCAACAGCATCTATACTGGCCCTATATCCACTAATTAAAGAGGGTTTAATCAGTCCAGATAATCTAATAATAGATGCCAAATCAGGAGTATCAGGGGCTGGTAGAAAACCCAGCCAGCAGCTCCATTTCTGTGAAACAGCAGAAAACTTTAAAGCCTACAAAGTTGGGGAACATCGCCATCAATCAGAGATTATTGAAAAACTTGTCGGCTGGTCAGGGAAAGAGGTTGATCTGATCTTTACTCCTCATCTTTTACCGGTCAAACGTGGGATCCTGATTACCTGTTACGCTATTTTAGAGGAAGAGAGATTACGATTTGATTTAATTAAAACCTATCAGAAATTTTACAGTCAGAAAGAATTTATTCGAATTTTTGAAGATAAAGAATTGGAACTTAAATATGTAACTGGATCAAATTATTGTGATATAACAGTTAAGAAAGTAGGGCCTAAAAAAGTTGTGATCATGGCTGCAATAGATAACCTGATTAAAGGTTCAGCAGGTCAGGCAGTCCAGAATCTAAATCTAAATCAGGGCTATCCTGAAAAAATGGGCCTTGAATTAACAGGAAGATACATATAA
- a CDS encoding winged helix-turn-helix domain-containing protein → MKANFRCWLENDRGEQIIGPGLYRLLTEVKNSGSLSQAAREMNMSYRTAWGKVKKIEERVGTQVINKTVGGKDGGGSELTSKGYELMDIYSQLKQKLDSTLREIIEEL, encoded by the coding sequence GTGAAAGCTAATTTTCGGTGCTGGCTTGAAAATGATAGAGGAGAACAGATTATCGGCCCTGGATTATATCGACTTTTAACTGAAGTTAAAAATTCTGGCTCATTAAGTCAGGCTGCCAGGGAGATGAATATGTCCTATCGGACTGCCTGGGGTAAGGTCAAGAAGATAGAAGAGCGAGTCGGAACTCAAGTTATCAATAAAACCGTTGGTGGCAAGGATGGTGGTGGCTCAGAGTTAACCTCTAAAGGATATGAACTTATGGATATTTATAGTCAGCTAAAGCAGAAATTAGATTCAACCCTTAGAGAAATAATAGAAGAATTATAG
- a CDS encoding phosphate ABC transporter ATP-binding protein encodes MSITYRLENISKIYDEKQILNIRELEFKTGEIFGLVGPSGAGKSTLLRLLNFLEKPSSGRIKYNGNGYLDGTLPDLSQRRSITTVLQRSALLQQSVWKNVIFPLKIRGIKITESKTLEIEELLKYLGLHELKDQRADKLSGGEAQRVAMARAVVFEPDVLLLDEPTSNLDPSNISIIEKMIERYIKKPDKTIIMITHNIMQAKRLADRIGLIYEGEMIEVAKKDKFFNDPERNLTEKFLNGELIY; translated from the coding sequence ATGTCTATTACATATAGGTTAGAAAATATCAGTAAAATATATGATGAAAAGCAGATCTTAAATATCAGAGAACTGGAATTTAAGACCGGTGAAATCTTTGGTCTGGTTGGCCCCAGTGGTGCTGGTAAAAGTACATTGCTTAGACTGTTAAATTTTCTGGAAAAACCGAGCTCAGGCAGAATAAAATACAATGGCAATGGTTATTTAGATGGCACTCTGCCTGATCTTTCACAGAGACGCTCAATTACAACAGTCCTCCAACGATCAGCCCTGCTCCAGCAATCAGTCTGGAAGAATGTGATCTTTCCGCTAAAAATAAGAGGAATTAAGATTACCGAATCCAAAACGTTAGAAATTGAAGAACTTCTCAAGTACCTGGGACTCCATGAGCTAAAAGACCAGAGGGCTGATAAACTCTCAGGAGGCGAGGCCCAGCGGGTAGCCATGGCCAGAGCAGTTGTCTTTGAACCTGATGTTCTCCTCCTTGATGAGCCAACTTCTAATCTAGATCCTTCAAATATTAGCATCATCGAAAAGATGATTGAACGTTATATAAAAAAGCCTGACAAAACAATTATAATGATTACCCATAATATCATGCAGGCTAAACGGCTGGCAGATAGAATAGGCCTGATCTATGAAGGAGAGATGATTGAAGTAGCTAAGAAAGACAAGTTTTTTAATGATCCAGAGAGAAATCTAACTGAGAAATTTTTAAATGGAGAATTAATTTATTAA
- a CDS encoding ABC transporter permease, giving the protein MDTLIEGFQEAFRLLISLDREVLQIIAVSLRVSGTALVFSVLIGLPLGTFLGLASFPGKKIITAFLYTGMGFPPVVVGLFVFIIFSNAGPLGDLNWLFTTRAIVVAQTVIALPLVAGFIMTAVMGVDKNLLLQLRTLGVTRFQMIWTIIKEARLGALIAIIAGFGAVISEVGAVMLVGGNIRGKTRVLTTAIMLETRQGRFGLAIALGIILLTITFIINIFMLNLQEKERN; this is encoded by the coding sequence ATGGATACATTAATTGAAGGTTTTCAGGAAGCATTTAGATTATTAATCAGTTTAGATAGAGAAGTTTTGCAGATCATTGCTGTCTCGCTTAGAGTGAGCGGGACAGCTCTGGTTTTTTCTGTGCTTATTGGTCTACCCTTAGGAACATTTCTCGGTCTGGCCAGTTTCCCTGGTAAAAAGATAATTACTGCCTTCTTATATACCGGAATGGGCTTTCCTCCAGTTGTTGTTGGCCTATTTGTATTCATAATTTTTTCCAATGCCGGCCCTTTAGGCGATTTGAATTGGCTCTTTACAACCAGAGCAATAGTCGTAGCTCAGACAGTAATTGCATTACCTTTAGTGGCAGGTTTTATTATGACAGCAGTAATGGGGGTAGATAAAAACCTTCTGCTCCAGCTCAGGACCCTGGGAGTCACCAGATTTCAAATGATCTGGACAATTATTAAAGAGGCAAGACTGGGAGCACTAATAGCAATTATTGCTGGCTTTGGAGCAGTTATCTCAGAAGTTGGGGCAGTCATGCTTGTCGGAGGAAATATTAGGGGGAAGACCAGAGTATTAACAACCGCTATCATGCTGGAAACCAGGCAGGGCAGATTTGGCCTGGCAATAGCCCTTGGTATAATTCTTTTAACAATAACATTTATTATAAATATCTTTATGCTCAATCTTCAGGAGAAGGAGCGGAACTAA
- a CDS encoding substrate-binding domain-containing protein, with protein sequence MKKLLKAGLIFALVVGVGIFMSHEIQAESIRLATTTSTEDSGLLDELLPIFTEETGIEVEVVAVGTGQALEIGRRGDADILMVHAPDLEKEFIEDGYGTERTYIMYNDFVIVGPPEDPAGLSDLVGERADIETAMTAIYEAGNDGSLRFLSRGDDSGTYLKEIALWEMTGLEDVEDTGWYNALGQGMGSTLITANEMAGYALTDRGTFLSMAEGLANLKILYKGDEALNNPYGIIPLNPEVFENANYEAAQQLVDFMVRDDIQKKIGEFGIDTFGQPLFFSGEE encoded by the coding sequence ATGAAAAAATTATTAAAAGCAGGTTTGATTTTTGCTCTTGTAGTCGGAGTTGGAATATTTATGAGCCATGAGATACAGGCAGAATCAATCAGGCTGGCAACAACCACCAGCACAGAGGACAGTGGTTTATTAGATGAACTACTTCCAATCTTTACTGAAGAGACAGGGATTGAAGTTGAAGTAGTAGCTGTTGGGACCGGCCAGGCACTAGAAATTGGCCGGAGAGGCGATGCAGATATTTTAATGGTCCATGCACCTGACTTAGAAAAAGAATTTATTGAGGATGGTTATGGTACCGAAAGAACATATATTATGTATAATGATTTTGTAATTGTTGGGCCACCAGAAGATCCAGCAGGTCTAAGTGACCTTGTTGGAGAAAGGGCAGACATAGAGACAGCAATGACCGCCATTTATGAAGCCGGTAATGATGGCAGTCTTAGATTTCTCTCAAGAGGCGACGATTCAGGAACCTATCTTAAAGAAATTGCTCTCTGGGAGATGACAGGCCTGGAAGATGTTGAAGATACAGGCTGGTACAATGCATTAGGCCAGGGTATGGGTTCAACTTTAATAACAGCCAATGAGATGGCTGGATATGCTTTGACTGACAGGGGAACATTCCTCTCAATGGCAGAAGGGTTAGCAAATTTAAAGATCTTATATAAAGGCGATGAAGCTCTGAATAACCCATATGGAATAATTCCATTGAATCCAGAAGTATTTGAAAATGCAAATTATGAAGCAGCCCAGCAACTAGTTGACTTTATGGTAAGAGATGATATCCAGAAGAAAATTGGAGAGTTTGGGATAGACACATTTGGCCAGCCATTGTTTTTCTCTGGTGAAGAATAA
- a CDS encoding amidase: MKREEFNIPYIIENSNNDILKLEEIIEHSLAVINKKEDKIAALLPEENKKIRLEQDIIELKQNHQNNNFKPNLFGILVAVKDIFHLEGFKTRAGSRLDQDLLTENEGSLIKKLRSQGVIFLGKSVTTEFAHSAPGPTRNPNNLKHTPGGSSSGSAAAVAAGYCPLALGTQTIGSVIRPAAYCGIVGFKPTQGRIPSDGFIKFSETIDQIGFFTRTVSGAEMIFENILSPKHFKNIKELSQPVLGEPDQAYLNQADKIALKNFKANKLTLQKAGYRIEKSPILENIAEINNFHRTLIAYEFARAHKDWYRKYPEVYRRETAELIEEGLKIKENDYHKARDQRLKLKIEIKEAMNEANIDIFISPAATGPAPIGINSTGDPAMNLPWTNCCLPVITLPAGNNNKGLPLGLQLAANFGDDEKLLRWSKTIASLINGLDKL, translated from the coding sequence ATGAAAAGAGAAGAGTTCAATATCCCATATATAATCGAAAATTCAAATAATGATATCCTGAAATTAGAAGAAATAATTGAACATTCACTGGCAGTTATAAATAAAAAAGAAGATAAAATTGCAGCTCTATTGCCAGAAGAGAACAAAAAAATAAGACTGGAACAAGATATAATAGAACTCAAACAAAATCACCAAAATAATAATTTTAAACCTAATTTATTTGGCATTCTGGTTGCTGTCAAAGATATATTCCATCTTGAAGGCTTTAAAACCAGGGCCGGTTCTAGATTAGACCAGGATCTACTTACTGAAAATGAGGGTAGCTTAATTAAAAAACTCCGTTCGCAGGGAGTAATTTTTTTAGGCAAATCAGTAACTACAGAATTTGCCCATTCTGCTCCTGGACCAACAAGAAATCCAAATAATCTCAAGCATACTCCTGGAGGTTCCAGTAGTGGTTCGGCAGCAGCAGTGGCTGCTGGTTATTGCCCATTAGCTTTAGGTACCCAGACAATTGGTTCAGTGATAAGGCCAGCAGCTTACTGTGGTATAGTAGGATTTAAACCAACCCAGGGTAGAATTCCGTCAGATGGTTTTATAAAGTTTTCAGAGACTATAGACCAGATAGGTTTTTTCACCAGGACAGTTAGTGGAGCTGAAATGATATTTGAAAACATATTATCCCCGAAGCATTTTAAAAATATTAAAGAGTTATCCCAGCCTGTTTTAGGAGAACCTGATCAGGCATACCTCAATCAGGCAGATAAAATAGCCCTAAAAAACTTTAAGGCTAACAAATTAACTTTACAGAAAGCAGGTTACAGAATAGAAAAATCACCTATTCTAGAAAATATAGCGGAGATCAACAATTTTCATAGAACCCTGATAGCCTATGAATTTGCCAGAGCACATAAAGACTGGTATAGAAAATATCCAGAAGTATATAGAAGAGAAACAGCTGAATTAATTGAAGAAGGACTAAAAATAAAGGAAAATGATTATCATAAGGCCAGAGATCAACGTTTAAAATTAAAAATCGAAATTAAAGAGGCAATGAATGAAGCTAATATAGATATTTTCATTTCACCGGCAGCGACAGGTCCCGCTCCTATAGGAATTAATTCAACAGGGGATCCTGCAATGAACTTACCCTGGACAAACTGCTGCTTACCGGTAATCACACTTCCAGCAGGTAATAATAACAAAGGCTTGCCTTTAGGACTGCAACTAGCCGCAAATTTTGGAGATGATGAAAAGCTATTAAGATGGAGTAAGACTATTGCCAGTCTTATTAATGGTTTAGATAAGTTATAA
- a CDS encoding tripartite tricarboxylate transporter substrate binding protein, with amino-acid sequence MNKKFTLIFVAIFLMAAIFTAGEMQADEPWAALEGESFDLVVGFDAGGSHDLSARYIAEALEKIGVDVSVVNMPGAVGTEAAYHVASQDPDSNILFWGHPPVMIFEPAARDIGYEYDDFDAVGAMGSPTFAIGSRAGAPWEDLDELRAYIDENPGEVIVGGQGELHIMHYAVEAILPPDEYDYRYVAFAGGADVALNLTGGHADVGHLSLSAAKPLHDDDELTVMVHTSAVAERVDMMPDVPNVTEFGIDFTEPHTLAAWAPAGTDAETREALNAALAEITNDNDFLESMGDMGFVVSHHTIEETEEYFNSVRDDLLPQFMDWLESKE; translated from the coding sequence ATGAATAAGAAGTTTACATTAATTTTTGTAGCGATTTTTCTAATGGCAGCTATTTTTACTGCAGGTGAAATGCAGGCTGATGAACCCTGGGCTGCTCTAGAAGGTGAAAGCTTTGATTTAGTTGTCGGCTTTGATGCAGGTGGATCACATGACCTTTCAGCCAGGTATATTGCTGAAGCATTGGAAAAGATTGGCGTAGATGTCAGTGTTGTAAATATGCCAGGTGCTGTTGGCACTGAAGCTGCCTATCATGTAGCCTCTCAGGACCCAGATTCTAATATTTTATTCTGGGGCCATCCTCCAGTAATGATCTTTGAGCCTGCTGCCAGAGATATTGGTTATGAATATGATGACTTTGATGCAGTTGGAGCAATGGGGAGTCCTACCTTTGCTATTGGTTCAAGGGCAGGTGCACCCTGGGAAGATCTTGATGAATTAAGAGCATATATAGACGAAAATCCAGGCGAAGTTATTGTTGGCGGTCAGGGAGAACTTCATATTATGCATTATGCAGTAGAAGCAATTTTACCACCTGATGAGTATGATTATAGGTATGTAGCATTTGCCGGTGGCGCTGATGTTGCTCTTAACTTAACTGGTGGCCATGCAGATGTTGGTCATTTAAGTCTATCAGCTGCTAAGCCTCTCCATGATGATGATGAATTAACTGTTATGGTTCATACATCAGCAGTTGCAGAGAGAGTAGATATGATGCCTGATGTACCTAATGTAACTGAATTTGGTATTGATTTTACTGAGCCACATACATTAGCTGCCTGGGCTCCTGCAGGTACAGATGCAGAAACGAGAGAAGCTTTAAATGCTGCCTTAGCAGAGATAACCAATGATAATGATTTCTTAGAATCTATGGGTGATATGGGCTTTGTTGTATCCCATCATACTATTGAAGAAACAGAAGAGTATTTTAATAGTGTAAGAGATGATTTATTACCTCAATTTATGGACTGGCTCGAAAGTAAGGAGTAA
- a CDS encoding tripartite tricarboxylate transporter TctB family protein, with product MNQKRLTINGIVALILILIFSILFYWSFNMPLRSEEVLIPRISIGIILAGAIIIFIRDLIRPEFIPDLDSRYTIPGIILVALALYTYISMVLNIGLIVSTFLNLAFWWIIIEYIDTKKNNLQNELKSRIIKKLILALLVTAAAYILFITIISMYMPNTILF from the coding sequence ATGAATCAAAAAAGACTTACAATCAATGGGATTGTTGCTTTGATTTTAATATTGATTTTTTCGATTTTGTTTTACTGGAGCTTTAATATGCCATTGAGATCAGAAGAAGTTCTTATACCAAGAATATCTATTGGCATAATCCTTGCCGGTGCAATCATTATATTTATTAGAGATTTAATTAGACCTGAATTTATTCCTGATTTAGATTCGAGATATACAATTCCAGGTATTATTCTAGTAGCTTTAGCACTTTATACTTATATTTCTATGGTGCTCAACATAGGTCTAATTGTATCTACATTTTTAAATTTAGCTTTTTGGTGGATTATTATTGAATATATTGATACTAAAAAGAATAATCTCCAGAACGAACTAAAAAGTAGGATCATAAAAAAGTTGATTTTAGCTCTTTTAGTTACTGCTGCAGCTTATATTTTATTTATAACAATTATTTCTATGTATATGCCAAATACAATTTTATTTTAA
- a CDS encoding tripartite tricarboxylate transporter permease produces MFEMEALASAFFIVFSLDTMLFILVGVIIGISFGAIPGLAHTLPIAIALPLSFVLPIHQTMGLLIGTYKGGTYGGSITAIAFATPGTSGAAATVADGYALTEQGKGKKALQMALYSSIIGDSISDIALIFLVVPIGMIAPSFGPSELTALYIMALSLVIILAADNPGKGLVSAGIGFFLAIIGRDIVTGSLRFTFGFRQLASGFPLVPLLMGFFAVPEIVKQMTDVFRNPKSAEEVDVKKRENEDQEGLTFKELIGAWRGLSIGTILGIFLGALPGPGATLSSYTAYSVTAQATKDKNYGKGSLEGVAAAESANNATCGATFIPMLTFGIPGSSIAALLMAALIMEGIPVGPRVVVDHTETVYILFLLLLLANPFNFIMGKVLIPVYTKLTRLPARILWPSISVLLVLGTYAYNTRPFDVIIMIISGVIGCFFYWFKIPDGPLVLAFLVTPLFERSFRQASTISGGDYAFYFESTIARVLWGITIAALIFFFWKRFKNNRQLE; encoded by the coding sequence ATGTTTGAAATGGAAGCACTAGCTTCAGCATTCTTTATTGTTTTTTCATTAGATACAATGCTTTTTATTCTAGTAGGTGTTATAATCGGAATTTCATTTGGTGCTATTCCAGGTTTAGCCCATACTCTTCCAATAGCGATTGCCTTGCCTTTATCTTTTGTATTGCCTATTCATCAGACTATGGGTTTATTAATAGGAACATATAAAGGTGGAACATATGGAGGATCGATAACTGCAATTGCTTTTGCCACGCCTGGAACCTCAGGAGCAGCTGCAACTGTTGCTGATGGGTATGCTTTAACTGAGCAGGGTAAGGGTAAAAAGGCGCTTCAAATGGCTTTATATTCCTCTATTATAGGTGATAGCATTAGTGATATAGCACTAATATTTTTAGTTGTTCCTATTGGAATGATTGCTCCAAGTTTTGGGCCTAGTGAATTGACAGCTCTTTACATAATGGCCTTATCTCTGGTAATAATTTTAGCTGCTGATAACCCTGGAAAAGGCCTGGTTTCAGCTGGAATAGGGTTTTTTCTGGCCATAATTGGTAGAGATATTGTTACTGGAAGTTTAAGGTTTACTTTTGGATTTAGACAATTGGCATCTGGCTTCCCTTTAGTACCTTTGTTAATGGGTTTCTTTGCTGTACCAGAGATAGTTAAGCAGATGACAGATGTATTTAGAAATCCAAAATCTGCAGAAGAAGTGGATGTCAAAAAACGTGAAAATGAGGATCAAGAAGGTTTAACATTTAAAGAGTTAATAGGTGCCTGGAGAGGTTTATCAATAGGTACGATTCTTGGAATTTTTCTTGGAGCCCTGCCTGGACCAGGTGCAACTTTAAGTTCTTATACAGCTTATAGTGTTACAGCACAGGCAACAAAGGATAAAAATTATGGTAAAGGCTCTCTTGAAGGAGTTGCTGCAGCTGAATCTGCTAATAATGCAACCTGTGGCGCTACCTTTATTCCAATGCTGACTTTTGGAATTCCTGGAAGTTCTATTGCTGCTCTATTAATGGCGGCTTTGATTATGGAAGGAATACCTGTTGGCCCTAGAGTTGTAGTCGACCATACAGAAACAGTCTATATTTTGTTTCTATTATTATTACTTGCCAATCCATTTAATTTTATAATGGGGAAAGTATTAATACCTGTCTATACTAAATTAACCAGGTTGCCTGCAAGGATTCTATGGCCATCTATCTCAGTTTTATTAGTTTTAGGAACTTATGCTTATAATACCAGACCATTTGATGTTATTATTATGATTATATCAGGTGTTATTGGCTGTTTCTTCTACTGGTTTAAAATACCTGATGGTCCTTTAGTTCTTGCATTTTTAGTGACCCCATTATTTGAAAGAAGTTTTCGTCAGGCATCAACTATCTCCGGCGGTGATTACGCTTTCTACTTTGAAAGTACAATTGCCAGAGTATTATGGGGAATAACTATAGCGGCTCTAATATTCTTTTTCTGGAAACGGTTTAAAAATAATCGTCAACTGGAGTAG
- a CDS encoding M20 metallopeptidase family protein, which produces MNKIIKDINQEIKSLESELIDLRRDFHKYPELGFEEVRTSKIVANYLAELGIEVEKNVAKTGVVGLLKGGGKGKTLLLRADMDALPINEKTGLHYSSENEGIMHACGHDGHTAILLIIAKIISKYKDLISGNIKFVFQPNEEDAGAAEMVKEGILKSPDVDGAIGLHLWSPLKTGVIGLKSGPLMAASEYFNVKLQGPGGHGGAPHKTIDPVNTATSIINRLKTIETRNFDVINEPTLITTCKLEAGDFPIVIPEEVSFAGSIRTLHPKMNQVKEKFENIVEKEAEIDGLNYEIDFKCGNRLLDNNLEMVKVIKGAVAVSRDKLTIKEKGIAVMLGEDFSEISLKVPSAFYFVGTGNANKGTDYPHHHPEFNIDEDSLKIAVKIQMLSILRYFNLI; this is translated from the coding sequence ATGAATAAGATAATAAAAGACATTAATCAGGAGATTAAAAGTTTAGAGTCAGAATTAATTGATTTGCGAAGGGATTTCCACAAATATCCTGAGCTTGGATTTGAAGAAGTTAGAACTTCTAAAATAGTAGCTAATTACCTTGCTGAATTAGGAATTGAAGTTGAGAAGAATGTTGCTAAAACAGGAGTTGTGGGACTTCTTAAAGGTGGTGGCAAAGGTAAAACACTGCTTTTAAGAGCAGATATGGATGCTCTGCCTATAAATGAAAAGACTGGCTTACATTATTCTTCTGAAAATGAAGGAATTATGCATGCCTGTGGTCATGATGGCCATACAGCAATCCTGCTTATAATTGCAAAGATTATATCTAAATATAAGGATTTGATTTCTGGAAACATTAAGTTTGTCTTTCAGCCAAATGAGGAAGATGCCGGAGCTGCTGAGATGGTTAAAGAGGGTATTTTAAAAAGTCCAGATGTTGATGGGGCTATTGGCCTTCATTTATGGTCTCCTCTAAAGACTGGAGTAATTGGTCTTAAATCCGGGCCATTAATGGCAGCAAGTGAATATTTTAATGTTAAACTCCAGGGCCCTGGTGGTCATGGAGGGGCGCCTCATAAAACTATTGATCCAGTGAATACTGCAACCAGTATTATTAACAGGCTAAAAACTATTGAAACAAGAAATTTTGATGTTATAAATGAACCAACTTTAATAACTACATGCAAATTAGAAGCTGGTGATTTTCCGATAGTTATTCCAGAAGAAGTGAGTTTTGCTGGATCAATCAGAACTCTTCATCCTAAAATGAATCAGGTTAAAGAAAAATTCGAAAATATAGTTGAAAAAGAAGCTGAAATAGACGGACTTAATTACGAGATAGATTTTAAATGTGGAAATCGTTTATTAGATAATAATTTAGAGATGGTTAAAGTAATAAAAGGAGCTGTTGCTGTATCCCGGGATAAACTTACTATTAAAGAAAAAGGGATTGCAGTTATGCTTGGAGAAGATTTCTCAGAAATTTCTTTGAAAGTACCATCAGCCTTTTATTTTGTTGGGACAGGAAATGCTAATAAAGGTACTGACTATCCTCATCACCATCCAGAGTTTAATATTGATGAGGATTCTCTGAAAATAGCAGTTAAGATTCAAATGCTTTCTATCTTAAGATATTTTAATTTAATATGA
- a CDS encoding SDR family NAD(P)-dependent oxidoreductase has translation MKKALITGATDGIGREIVKELANRDYSLIIHGRNREKAAKVVAELKKTNNRDYNIEIADLESQLEVYQMAERIKSSQKKVDILINNAGTYQQNFKYSQDKIEKTLAVNFHSHFILTLFLLKNIQNSNDPRIINVSSISHSSKIDLNDIWEPKNYDAMKAYKDSKTAMNLFTFKLARLYQNKIAINCLDPGVIDTKVLRRGWSLNGSPAENGAITPVYLADSEKVKGETGNYYINKRKSKPASITYDKDLQDQLWNKSIEMIKHQEIKSAIKKIINQVEY, from the coding sequence ATGAAAAAAGCATTAATCACAGGTGCAACAGATGGAATTGGCAGGGAGATAGTAAAAGAGCTTGCAAATAGAGATTATAGCTTAATCATTCATGGTAGAAATAGAGAAAAAGCAGCAAAAGTCGTGGCAGAACTAAAGAAGACCAATAATAGAGATTATAATATTGAAATAGCAGATTTAGAATCTCAGCTTGAAGTATATCAAATGGCTGAAAGAATTAAATCCAGCCAAAAGAAAGTTGATATCTTAATTAATAATGCCGGAACCTATCAGCAAAACTTTAAATATAGCCAGGATAAAATAGAAAAGACCCTGGCAGTAAATTTCCATTCCCATTTCATTTTAACCTTATTTCTCCTTAAAAATATACAGAATAGTAATGATCCCAGGATTATCAATGTCAGCTCGATTAGTCATTCCAGTAAAATAGACCTTAATGATATCTGGGAACCAAAAAATTATGATGCCATGAAGGCTTATAAGGATTCTAAAACAGCAATGAATCTATTTACATTTAAGTTAGCCAGGCTTTATCAAAATAAAATTGCAATTAATTGTCTGGATCCTGGAGTTATAGATACAAAAGTTCTTAGAAGAGGCTGGTCATTAAATGGTTCCCCTGCAGAAAATGGAGCTATTACACCGGTTTATCTTGCTGATTCTGAAAAAGTTAAAGGAGAGACAGGTAATTACTATATTAATAAAAGAAAGAGCAAACCGGCCAGTATAACCTATGATAAAGATCTACAGGATCAACTTTGGAATAAAAGTATTGAAATGATCAAGCATCAAGAGATTAAATCAGCTATTAAAAAAATTATTAATCAGGTTGAATATTAA
- a CDS encoding VOC family protein: MKFCWATLHVKDFEESLEFYQNIIGLEVERRFEVEPDREIAFLGDGETKVELVFEDNQEEIKIGKDISLGFEIDSVNEMMTYLKDKGISIHSGPFQPNPNIRFFYILDPNGLKIQFVENC, from the coding sequence ATGAAATTTTGCTGGGCAACACTCCATGTTAAAGATTTTGAAGAATCCTTAGAATTTTATCAGAATATCATTGGCCTTGAGGTTGAAAGAAGATTTGAAGTCGAACCTGATAGAGAAATAGCATTTTTAGGTGATGGCGAAACTAAAGTTGAACTTGTCTTTGAAGATAATCAAGAAGAAATTAAGATTGGAAAAGATATTTCATTAGGCTTTGAAATTGATTCAGTTAATGAAATGATGACATATTTAAAAGATAAAGGTATATCAATCCATAGTGGCCCATTTCAGCCTAACCCTAATATACGTTTCTTCTATATATTAGACCCAAATGGCTTAAAAATTCAATTTGTTGAAAACTGTTAA